The genomic window GACACACGGGCGTCGATCCGGCTCCCTTCTGTTGTCAAGGGGTGAGGATCGGCTCTTTTGATCGTGCGCCGACGCTTGTCGCCGTCAAGACGTCCGGCGGGCGCTGCACCTTGACGGCTCTGGCGCGTCGGCGCGGTTGCTGGGGAGCCGGTCGCGGACGGGGCTGAGCAGGGGTCGCGCTGAGCGGTGGCGTCGTGGGCGCGTGTCCGGGAAGTGGCTGATCCGAAGTGCCGGTATGCGGGCGCGAGCCGGCCGCGCTGGAGTCACTGACGTCATCCGCCGGTTCCCAGCGCGGGAGAGGCGTTGCCGGTTCTGCTCTCCGGAGGAGGGCATCCAAGGGTGCGGTGCCGGTCCAGGACGCGAACCGGTTCCGGTCGGCGAACCGGGCCATGTCACCGACATCAGCCAGAATCCGGGCGGCCACCACCGGCCCGACACCATGCAGGTCCATCAGGTGAGAGTCGCGAGCCAGGACCAAGGGTTTCAGCTCGGCGGTGTCCTTCTTCATCTTGGCCTCCACCGCGACCAGCTCACTCGGCCAACTCCTCGGCCGTGATATGCCGACAGGTCTCGCCAGCAATGTCACGGGGACGGACGCTGGCCAGCATCACACATCCCCCGTTTCGCGGGCATTCTTAGGCACCAGGCCCGTTTCGCGAGCACTTTAGGTGAGTCTCGTCGGGACCTGGACGTGTTGTGCATTGCGTCATATCATGAGCAGATCGTCTCTGCGGGTGTCGGTCTGAGGGTGGCCCATGAGTGATTCGTCTGGACATCCGACGGCCGCAAGCCCGTTGCTTGATACCAAGTTGTACATTCCCCAGCGGCGATCCACTGCGGTGCCGCGTCCCAGGTTGATCGAACGCCTGGATGAGGGGACCGAGCGCAACCTCACCCTCGTGTCTGCCCCGGCCGGGTTCGGCAAGACGACGCTGCTGGCTGAGTGGCTGGGTGGACCAGCTGCCAGCAAGCGGCCCGCAGCCTGGCTGTCACTGGACCGGGGGGACAACAACCTCGAGCTGTTCTGGGCGTACGTCATCACCGCATTGCAGGGGGTGCGACCCGAGCTCGGGGAGAACACTCTGTCGTCGCTGCGGTCGTCGCAGTCGCCACCCAATGAGTGGGTCGTAACGACCCTGATCAATGACATCACTGCGATCGATGGCGAGTTTTCGACGGGTTCGGGGTCTAAATTGACCCTGATCCTCGACGATTACCACGTGATCGAGGCCGAGCCTGTCCATCGCAGCGTCACGTTTCTTCTCGAGCACCTGCCGCCGCAAATGCATCTGGTGGTTGCCACTCGCTCCGACCCGCCTTTGCCACTGGCGCGCCTGCGAGCGCGGGGCGAGTTGACTGAGCTGCGGGCCGCGGATCTGCGTTTCGCCCCCGATGAGGCGGCGGCGTTCCTCAATGAGGTGATGGGGCTGGACCTTGCGTCAGCCGATGTGGCAGCCCTAGAGCGGCGGACCGAAGGTTGGATCGCGGGGCTGCAGTTGGCTGCGCTGTCGATGCAGGGGCGGGCGGATGTCCCCCGGTTGGTGCGTGCTTTCGCTGGCGATGACCGTTATGTCGTTGACTACCTGGTCGAGGAGGTCCTGCGACGCCAGCCCGACCACATCCGCGGCTTCCTGCTGCAGACCTCGATCCTTGACAGGCTGAGCGGCCCGCTGTGCGATGCGGTCACCGGCCGGGAAGACGGTCAACAGCTGTTGACGACCCTGGAGCGAGGGAATCTGTTCGTCGTCCCGTTGGATGACAAGCGCCGCTGGTTTCGCTACCACCATCTCTTCGCGGACGCGCTCCGGGTGCACGTGGCGGAGGAGCAACCCACCGGGATGCCCGTCTTGCACCGGCGGGCCAGCGCATGGTGTGAGCGCAACGGTCAGCCATCCGAAGCGGTGCAGCACGCCCTGGCCGGCGAGGACTTCGGTCGCGCGGCGGGCCTGGTCGAGCTCGCTGGCCGAGCAATGCTCATTGGTCAGCAGGATGCTGTGTTCCTGGGCTGGCTGAAGATGCTGCCAGACGAGCTGGTGCGTACCAGGCCCGTGCTGTGCGTCTACTACGCCCTGGCGTTGGTGTCCTTCGACCCCGAAGCGGCTGAGGGCCGCCTGCGTGACGTCGAACGGCTGGTCGACATGGCCGTACAGGGGAGCGAGTGGCCAGCGGGCGCTGCCGGGGAGATGGTCGTCCACGACGACGAGGGGTTTGGGTCGCTGCGGGGCATGATCGCGATCGTTCGTGCCTATCGTGCCGGTGCGCTCGGCGATGTGCCTGGCATCGTCTACTACGCCCGGCAGGCATGGCAGCTCCTCCCCGAGGATGATCACCTGTGGCGTGGCGCCGCGGGTGGGCTCCTGGGCCTTGCGCACTGGACCAGCGGAGACCTGGAGGCGGCCTACCGGGCACTTGCCGACGCATGGGCCAGCCTGCGGATGACCGGCGACAGCCAGGAAGTCAGCAGCGCCTTCGTGCTGGCTGACATCAGGGTGGCGCAGGGCCGGCTGAGCGAGGCGGCAAGACTGTATGAGCAGGCTCTGCACCGTGCGGCTGGGACGGGCGGGTCCATCCCGCCGCCAGCGGCGGATCTGTATGTGGGGTTGGGCGAGCTGAGCTGTGAGCACGGCGATCTGGAAGGCGCCAGTCGCTACCTGCAGCGAAGCAAGGAGCTGAGCGAGCACGGCGGGATAGCGGAGCACCGGCATCGTTGGTTCGTGGCCATGGCACGGATCGAGGAGGCCCGGGGAGACCTGGACGGCGCGCTCGACCTGCTCGACGAGGCAGAACGCGTGTATGTCAGCAGTCCCGCCCCCGACGTGCGTCCTATAGCGGCGTTGAAGACGCGCGTGTGGGTCCGCCAGGGCAGGCTGGCCGAGGCGTTGGGTTGGGCCCGCGAGCGCGGCCTGTCTGTTGATGAGCATCTCAGCTACCTGCGCGAGTTCGAACACATCACGCTGGCGAGGGTGCTCATCGCAAGCCACAAGCGCCACCAGGAGGAGGGCCCGCTTCGAGACGCAATGGCGCTACTGGAGCGCCTCCGCGACACGGCGGAGGCGGGCGAGCGGACGGGCAGTCTGATCGAGATCCTGACGGTGCAGGCGCTCGCGCACGAGGCACAGGCCGACGTCGCCGGTGCCCTGGCGCCGCTGGAGCGTGCTCTCACGCTGGCTCAGCCCGAGCGCTACGTGCGGACCTTTGTAGGCGAAGGACAGACCATGCGCACCCTGCTCCGCCACGCCGCCGCCGGTGGCATCGCAAGCGCCTACACGCAGCGACTGCTCGCTGCGATCGACGAGTCTGCGCAGCCTGTGTCCACCGCGGCCCAGGTCGCCCCCGGACTTGCCGAACCGCTGACAGGACGGGAGGTCGAGATCCTGCGTCTCATTGCTACAGGCATGCGGAACCAGGAGATCGCCAACCACCTGTTCATCAGCCTGTCCACCGTCAAGCGTCACATCGCCAATGCCTACCGCAAGCTGGACGTCAGTCACCGGACCCAGGCGGTTGCGCGAATCAACGAGCTGAACCTGTTGTAGCAGCGGTTCTCTGCGTCGCCGCCGCCGGCCTCACACCGGGCAGCGCACACATCGGCCCGGCATCGCCAACGACACCCGCAAATTGCACCCCCCCAGCTACACCCTTTGGTCGATGCCGACAGGGTCCATCGTTCGTAAATTGTCACCGTGATGACATGTGAAAGCGCTGGCGACCCGCCATGAGCGATGCCTACGAGGTGCGCGTGCAGGGGCACCTCAACGACCGCTGGTCTGACTGGCTTGGCGGCCTGGCCGTGCGACGACAAGCAGACGGCACGACCGTGCTGGCTGGATCAATCGTTGACCAGGCCGGGCTCCACGGCGTGATCACTCGCATCCGTGACCTCGGCCTGCCTCTGCTGTCGGTGCAGCGGGTCGGCTCAGGCAGTGAACATCCAGAACCAAAAGATGATCTTAACTAGAAGGAGGCACAAGATGAATGGTTTGCAGAAGATGGGTGCCGTTGCGGCACTGGCCATGGCAGCGGCATGGGTGGTGGCCTTTGCGGTGCTCTTAGGGGTACTAATGCCCGCCGGCTACGACGACGAGGGTGCCAGCGCCCTCGAGAAGGCGGGAATTCTCACAGAGAACCAGGCACTGGCGTCCATCGGGTTGTATCTCATCCCCTATGTGGCATGGGGCATCCTTCTTGTGGTCTTGGCTCTGGCGCTCCACGACCTCTTGAAGGCCGGTTCGCCAGCCGTGGCGCAGATCGCGACCGCTATCGGGTTCATCTGGGCCGGTCTGGTCATCGCTAGCGGCATGGTCGCCATCAACGGTATCCGGGTGGTCGGCGAGCTCTACGGTACGGACGCAGCGCAAGCGGGGGCAGTCTGGGCGCCGGTCGAAACCGTCGTCGGTGGGCTTGGCGGTGGTGCGGGCGAGATCCTCGGCGGCGTGTGGCTGCTGCTCATCGGTTGGGCGGCCTTGCGGGCGCAGGAGCTGCCCAGGGCACTGAGCTCCCTGGGCATCGTGCTCGGAATCGCCGGCATCCTCACGGTGGTCCCGGCCCTCGAGCCCGCCGCATCCCTATACGGGCTCGGCCTCATCGTGTGGTTCGTCTGGCTTGGGACCCTCATGCTGCGTACCAGCGCGAGGCGCACAAGCCGCACGCCGGCCCGCGTGGCCGCGGGCTAGAGGGCGAAACGACAGCAGGAGCGAGGACCAATGACATCGGTACGCTCACACACACGCTCGACGTCCAGGCGGCAGATCGCGCTCGTTGTCCTCTCCCTGATGCTCGCGGTCCTCTTCGCCTACCCCGGCTCGGGACTCCTGTTGGGCTGGTGGAACACCGAGTCCGGCGGAATCCACCAGTTTCACACCGTCGTGTGGGGCACGCACACCGCATTGATGCTCTCGGTCGGGCTGTTCGCCCTAACAGTTCGAACCGAACAGCGCGTCGCCACCGCCCAACAAGTGGGCGTCGCGATGGCCGTCATGATGACGGTCTTCTTCGGCAGCGTCGTCATCCCTCACTTTGGAGAGCCCGGGGTCGGGATCGACCGTGTCGTGTTCAGCATCATGGTCCTGGTTCTCACGGGCGTGGTCCTAGCGCTTCACCCACGCCGCGGGGAGCTATTGACGAGTGGACGGGCAATCAGCAAACCGATGGCTGCGCTGGCTGTCGTCGGTCTCGCAGTGGCCGCTCCATATGCCCTCGACCAGATCCAAATCCAACTGGCCGCGGACCTGGCCACGGACCCGCACTCGGCAGGCGGAAGGGAGCATTGGGTCGAAATGGCCAGCGCCGCGCTCACGCTCCCACTCATCGCCTTCGTTGCCGCGCTACGCACACGCGGGTTTCGGCTGGTCGCGTGGACCGCAGGGATCGGCACGATGGTCTTCGGCGCTGCCTCGGTCGTGTTGCCGGAGCAGGCATCCAGTCCGGGTGTCGCTTGGGGTGCGGTCGTGCTGGTCGGCGGGGCCCTGTTCGTAGCGGTCGCCGAGATCGAAGCCCAGCCGCGAGGCACCCTGTTACTGCCACTGACCCTGGCCACCCTTCTGCTGACCTCCGTCCTGGGACTGGCGGAGGCGACCCAGTGGACGCCATGGAACCTGACCCTCAAGTCGTTCGGGGTGGACCGGCCGCTCTTGGTGCTCGTGCTCCTGGCGCTCGGCGCTGTCGCCTTCCACGCGCTCACCCGCCGTGTCCCGGTCGCCGTCAAGGAGGGTTGAGGTGGGATCCCCCGTCATCGAGGTCGTCCACCTCGCTAAGTCCTACGGCTCGACCCGAGCAGTCGCCGACGTCTCCCTCACGGTCGCGGAGGGCGAGATCTTCGGCATCCTGGGGCCCAACGGTGCCGGGAAGACGACGACCGTGGAGTGCCTCTCCGGGCTGCGCAGCCCGGACAGCGGGTCGGTGCGCGTGCTGGGCATCGACCCGCTCCGGGACCCGGCCGCCGTCCGGCAGGTCCTGGGCGTCCAACTGCAGGAGTCCAGGCTGCCGGGCAAGCTGAGAGTGCTCGAGGCGCTGCGGCTCTACGCCGCGTTTTATCCCGAGCCCGCCGACCCGGAGGAGCTGCTCGGGCTGCTCGGGCTCACTGACCGCCGGGACACCTCCTACCGAGACCTATCCGGCGGTCAGAAGCAGCGGCTCTCGATCGCGCTGGCCCTCGTCGGCCGGCCCCGTGTGGCGATCCTGGACGAGCTGACCACGGGTCTGGACCCGCAGGCTCGCCGGGAGACGTGGGGGCTGATCGAGCGGGTCCGTGACAGCGGGGTCACCGTGCTGCTGGTCACCCACTTCATGGACGAGGCCGAACGGCTCTGCGACCGCCTCGTCGTGATCGACCGGGGACAGGTCGTCGCCCAGGGATCTCCCGCCGAGCTGACCGGCGATGACGGCGAGCAGCGGACCTTCCGAATGCGCCTGCCCGCGGGCTCGCTACCCGGCACCGGCCTGCTGACCGCCCTGCCCGAGGTGACCGTGGCCCACGAGGTCGACGACCTCCTCGAGGTCACCGGGACGGCGACGGTGCTGCCCGCGGTGATCATCGCCCTGCACGACCGCGGCATCGTTCCGGACGAGGTCCGTACGGTGAGCCGCTCCCTCGAGGACGCCTTCGTCGCCCTCGTCGCCCGCAACCCGCAGGAGGAAACCCAGCGATGACCACCCCGACCCGGCCCCAGAGCGCACGCCGCAGACTCGCCGAGCACCACGGCATGCGCGGGCTGACCACCCTGCTCGGCAGCGAGGCAAGGCTGTTCACCCGCGACGTCGGCAACGTCTTCTTCGTCGTGGGATTCCCGACGGTGCTGCTGCTGGGCATGGCGTTCGCCATCCCGGGGATGCGCGAGACCATCACCGACGCGCCGCAGCCCTTCACCGGGCTGCGCCCCATGGACCTCTTCGCGCCCATTGTGGTCGCGGTCGCCGTCGCCACCGCAGGCCTGACCACCCTGCCCACCTATCTGGCCGCCTACCGGGAGACCGGCGTGCTCCGCCGGCTGGCCACCACGCCGATGCGACCGCTGGGCGTGCTGGTTGGCCAGGTCCTCGCGCAGCTGGCCGGTCTGACCGTCGGATGCGGGCTGGCCCTAGGTGTCGGTGCGATGGTAATCGGACTGCCCGGGCCGGAGCGCATTGGCCTGGCCGCCGCGAGCTATCTCCTGGCAGTGGCGGCCATCTTCGCGATCGGGCTGATGCTCGGCGGGTTGGCGCCCAAGGCCACGACGGCATCGGGGATCGGCATGCTGCTGTACTTCCCGATGCTTTTCCTGGCCGGCATGTGGACCCCGGGCCCGCTGATGCCGGACACGCTCGAGCGGATCGCGGCATACAGCCCCCTGGGTGCAGCCTCCCAGTCGCTGAGCGCGGCCTGGTTCGGGGGCGACCTGCCGATCCTGCAGCTGCTGGTGATGGCCGGCTGGGCCGTTGCCGCATTCGGCGTGGCCCTCAGAACCTTCCGCTGGGACTAAGTCGGTCCGCCGCACGGGTGGCGCCACACGGGTCCTCCCGACAGGGTTCGGTGGGCTGCAAGAAGACCCGCTGGTGCGCCGCGTGATGCACGCTCACGCCGCAACGAGGACACGCAGCTTCCGAGTCTGCCGCCCGGCGCTCACCTGATGACATGCGCGAGGGCGTCCTCGGCAAGGGCCTGTGACGTGCCGTCTTCAACGAGCAACGTGAGGTCTCAGGGCAGTCAAACGCGTGTCGGGCAAACGCGTCACGCTCTCGACGCAGGTAGGCGGAGTCCACGACGTGGACGCTATCGATGTTGAGGAGATCGCCAACGCTCTGGCAGATCAGACCGACTACGAGCATCGATGGTTGATCGACCCGAGAACGGGCGAGGTTGCTTTCTGGACCAGTGACCTGGGTATCGATGGTGAGAACCAGGTCGAGCTCGACGAGCTGGACCTGATCCTGATCGACCCCCTCCCGCCATACGTCTGGTACCAGGACATGGTCGACTTCTCCGACGGCATCAGGGACCGCAGCGCAGGGAGCGCCTGCGCCGCTCGCTGGAGGGCAAGGGCGCATTCCGGCGCTTCAAGAATGCGCTGTACCAGCAACACCCCGACCTGATCTCGGCCTGGCACACGCTGCGGGATGCCAGGGCGCGGGCCCGGGCCGTGCAGTGGCTGGCAGACGAAGGGCTCATCGACGAAGACGCCGCCCAAAGGTTCCAGCGAGACCACCCAGAGCCCGCCCTGCCCTGAGCCCGAGCAGCGCGAAGTCCGGCCAGATCCGCGTCGTTCTACCTGCGTCCTACCGCCGCCGTTCCGGGCGCCACAGCACCGCGAGCGGCTCAACGGTCGGTCTGGGCGCAGACGCAGCCGGGGCGGATGACGCCTAGGCTGCAGCCGCAAATACCTGTCGGCAAGCTCATGCCGCTGGACCACGGGTTCAGTCGAGCAGGTGCAGGTACTGGCGACGTGCCTTCATCGCGTGAATCACAAGTTGGTGCCCCCTGTGCTGGGCTTCGACCGGAGCGGCCGTCTCGTTGTGACTCATCGTCATCCACAACTGCAAGGCGTGGGGGTTCATGTCGGGGTTCGCGCCAGATGGCCGCATTTGCACAGGTCAGAGGCCTGCCTGGTGTCCGGAGGGGGACTTGAACCCCCACGCCCGTTAAGGGCACTAGCACCTCAAGCTAGCGCGTCTGCCATTCCGCCACCCGGACAAGGGTGTGCGCCGACCACCTGAGGAAGGTGGGCAACGACGGGCAAGATTAGCACGCATCCGCTCCACATCCTTTACCCGTCCCGCCAGTCTGGTGGGTCGCCCGCAGCCAGCGCAGGATCGTCGGAAGCAAACGTGCGGACCGGACCCGGCGCGGTCCGCGGTCCCTCGAAGCGGACCGTCACCCGGCCGAGACCGCTGCCCCACACCCAGCCCGCGCCATACTCCTCGTGGTGCACGTCAGCACCTGGGCGCCACTCCACACCATCCGCCACCTCGGGCGTATGCCGACGCTCGGGGGGCTCCACCACCCGAGCGCCCCCCGGCAATGCACCGATGCTGTCGGGCACCTCCACCTCGGTGCTGATCGCGAGGTCGACGGCGAAGAGGCCCTCCCCCAGCTCCAGCTCCTCCTGCGCGTGCGTGGTCAGGCCAGAGACGCCGACGCCGAGCAGCCGGATGCCAGCGGACACGTCGATGGCGCCCAGCAGCCGTCTCGCCTGGCGCCCGATGACCGCAGGGTCGCCGGTCGCCCAGGGCAGGGTCCCCGAGCGCGTCACCTGGCTGAAGTCGTGCTGTCGCACCTTGACGGTGGTCGTGCGACCAAACAGCGCCGCCCGTCCCAGCCTGCTCGCGAGCCTGGCCACCAGCAGGTCCAGTTCGCGCTCGAGAGCCCCCGGGTCGGCGATGTCGACGTCAAAGGTCTCCTCCACCGACAGGCTCTTAGCCTCCCGCTGGCTCTCCACCTGGCGGTTGTCCTCGGCGCGTGCCAACCGCGTCAGGCTCGCACCCTGGGCGAGCCCGAAGATGGCGACCAGGTCGCCCTCGCTGACCCGCGCCAGGTCGGCGACGGTCTCCACGCCGAAGGCATGCAGGCGGGCCGCGGTCGCGGGCCCCACCCCGGCGATCGCCCGCACCGACATCGGTCCCAGCACCTCCTGCTCGGTGCCCGGCTCGATCAGGGTCATGCCGGCGGGCTTGTTGAGCTCGCTGCCGATCTTGGCCATCATCTTGGAGGTCGCGATGCCCACCGAGGCCGTCAGTCCGCCGGTGGCCACCTGGATCCGCTCCATCAGGTCCTCGGCCAGCGCGGCCAGCCCAGCGGGAGTCAGGTCGCGCGGAGGACCAGCGGCCAGGTCGACATACGCCTCGTCCACCGACACCTGCTCCACCACCGGGGACAGGTCGCGCAGCAGCTCCATCACCACCTGGGAGCTCATCCGATAGGCATCGAAGCGGCCACCCAGGAACGCCGTCCCCGCCGGGCACCGCCGCCGCGCCTCCGAGGTGGGCATCGCTGATCGGGCCCCGAACTTGCGGGCTTCGTAGGAGGCAGTTGAGACGACACCCCGCGGCCCGACCCCGCCGACCACCACCGGCCTGCCGCGCAGGGACGGCTTGTCCCGCTGCTCCACCGCCGCAAAGAACGCGTCCAGGTCCAGGTGCAGGACGCTGGACTCGCGGCGGGCGGGCGGCATGGGGCCACTGTCGCACAGCGCGCGGATAGGGTCAGACCGTGCTCGAACACGTCACTGCGATCCGCTATGTCACACCCCTGCGCGAGGGTGGGTCGATGCCCGGGGTCGTCGAGGGCAACGACCTGGGGACGTATGTCGTGAAGTTCCGTGGCGCGGGTCAGGGCCTGAAGGTGCTGGTCGCCGAGGTCGTCGTCGGCGAGCTGGCCCGGCGCCTCGACCTGCCCGTGCCGCGGATGGTCACCATCGAGCTGCCCCGGGCCATCGCGCGCTATGAGGCCGACGAGGAGGTCCAGGACCTGCTCAACGCCTCCCCCGGCACCAACCTGGGCGTCGACCTGCTCCCGGGCTCGCTCGGCTATGACGGCTCCCGGCCGCCGGCCCCGGAGCTCGCCTCACGCATCCTGTGGCTCGACGCGTTCACCGCCAACGTGGACCGCACCTGGTCCAACCCCAACCTGCTCACCTGGCACCGGCAGACCTGGCTGATCGACCACGGTGCGGCGCTCTACTTCCACCACTCCTGGCCGAGCAGGGCTCCTGACCCGCAGCGGTTTGTCCGGCAACCATTCATGGCCGACGAGCACGTGCTGCGGGCGATCGCGACGGACCTGGCCGGGGCGCACGCAGCGCTGGCGCCGCGGATCACGACCGACCTGGTCGCCGACGTGCTCGACCTCGTCCCGGATGAGTGGCTCGAGACCACGGACCACCTGCCGGACGCGCGGTCGGTGCGCGCGGCATACGCCGATCATCTGCTCGCCCGGGTGGAGACTCCTCAGGTGTGGCTGCCCGGAGGTGCGCGGTGACCTACGACTATCAATACGTCACCATCCGCCTGGTGCCCCGGATAGAGCGCGAGGAGTTCATCAACGTCGGCGTCGTGCTCTACAGCCAGGAGGCGGAGTTCCTCCACGGGGCCTTCCACCTCGATGAGGCCAGGGCCGCTGCGCTGGCCCCGGAGCTTGACCTGGAGTCGGTCCACGCCGCGCTCGAGGCCGTCTGCGGGGTGGCCGCCGGAGAGCACTCCCCCGCCACGCCGCGGCTGGACAAGCTCGGTCCCCGCTTCGGGTGGCTCAGTGCCCCGCGCAGCACGATCATCCAGCCCGGGCCGGTGCACGGCGGCACGACAGAGGACCCGGCTGCGACGCTCCAGCACCTGGTGCGCATCCTGGTGGCATGACACAGCACCTCAGCTGGCACCCGGTCAGCACGCGCCCAGACCTGCTCGCCGAGCCCGGCCGCACCGCGCTCGAGGGGTCACCACTCGCTGACTCTGTCCAGGTGGCCGCCATCGATCCTGACCTGGCAGACACGCAGGCGCTGGTGGACGCGACCGACGTCACCCTCGAGGAGTCGGCGAACTGCATCGTGGTGCTCGGCCGCCGGGGGTGAGATCGAGCGGGTCACCGCCGCCCTGGTCCTGGCGACGACGCGGGCCGACGTCAACACCACGATCCGCAAGTCCCTGGACGTGCGCAAGGCCAGCTTCATGCAGATGGAGCGTGCAGTGACCGAGACCGCGATGGAGTTTGGCGGCATCACGCCGGTCGGCCTTCCAGCGGACTGGCCGGTGCTCGTGGACTCGCGAGTGGTTGAGGCTGCCCGGGTCGTGATCGGATCCGGCATCCGTGGTTCAAAACTGCGGCTGCCCGGCGCTTCCGTGGCGCGTCTGCCCGGCGTCAGGGTGGTCAAGGGTCTGGCCCGCTGACCCAGCACTCACTCGCCATTATCATGGCGCGTCTCGATTTGCACTATTTAGTTCGTGCGCTGCGCGATCTGAGCCGCTAGGCTGCTGAGCGTCCACCTTGGAGTGGCCGTGACTGCTCCCACCCAGATGGGCACTTCCCACTGGAGGATCAGCATGACGAAAATTCGTTCGGGGCTGCGACTCATCGCAGTGTCCGCGGCGGTGGCTCTGGGCCTGGGCTCGGTCTCGGCGGCGGGTGACACGGAAGCTGAGGAGACGCTCCGGCTGCACCTGGGCAGCTACGGCACGTATTTCGAGTACAGCAACCACGGTGAGCCGATCAAACAGAAGATCACGACTCCGCATAAGAAGAAGAGCTGCCAGCTCATCGACGTCAACGGGCCGCTGGCGGCTCTCAGCGGCAGCGACTACGGGCCGGGCCTCAAGGATGGGGCGATCGGCATCAAGTCCGGCAACGACAACGGGACCCCGTGCTCCCTGGTTGACCCCACCGAGGACCTGACTCTCAGCCTGGGCGATGTGCCGGACGCTCTGCAGGTCGCGCTCGACCTGGAGCTCAAGGGCGATGTCCGGGTCCAGATCGTGCTGTCCCACGGCGGCGTGCCGGCGGGCACCTTCGAGGTGCGCTCAGGCGGGGGCATCGTGCCCGGTGAGGGAGTCGACGGCAGCACGAAGGCTCCCTTCACAGCGACCGCGACGACGGCTGAGCCGATCGCCAACTGCCTCAACGGTTCGGCGAGCTCCGGCATCAACGACAACTGTTATGTCACCATCATCCCGTTGGGACCGTTCGACGCCATCACGTTCAAGCCGCTCAGCGGGAAGATGTCGCTCGAGGGCGGCGGTGACTACGGCAAGAAGAAGGGCAAGGACTTCGAGACGGTCTTCACGCTGGTTGACTACGACGGTTGGCTGGGCTGCGACGACGAGACCAACTCCGTCACGATCGAGGAGAGCACCGTCTATGGCGACATCACCCGGCTGCAGAACACCGACGGCTCCGAGTGCGTTTCCAAGCCCTACAACATCGACGTCGACGTCACGGCGGACACGCTGAGCTTCGTGCCGCACGACAACCCAGGCGCCCCGCAGCCCTCTGCCTACCAGGCAACCCTGAGGTTCTCGCCCGAGACCGCAATGATCCCGTTCGCGAGCCTGTTGGAGTATGACCAGGATGACGACGGGCCACTGCCTTTCCAGATCATGCCCTGGTGCACTGGTGACCCCTTCGCGGGTGCGAACGGCTCGATCAACACCACGGTGATCCCCACCGGTGACACCTGGTGCGTCGTCAGCGCGTCCACGGACCTCGTCGGCGAGGGCGAGATCCGTACCACCTGGAACGTCGTCGGGATCGGCGACCCGAAGTTCCGCTGACCCCTCAGGCGGTGCGGACCACGCCAAGCTGCTGGAGGAATCCCTGGGACTCCTCCAGCAGCTCCCGCTTGCGGTGCGGGTCGACGGTGAGCTCAGCCTGGGTGAGGCACAACAGCGCCACCTCGTAGG from Ornithinimicrobium cryptoxanthini includes these protein-coding regions:
- a CDS encoding HipA family kinase, whose amino-acid sequence is MLEHVTAIRYVTPLREGGSMPGVVEGNDLGTYVVKFRGAGQGLKVLVAEVVVGELARRLDLPVPRMVTIELPRAIARYEADEEVQDLLNASPGTNLGVDLLPGSLGYDGSRPPAPELASRILWLDAFTANVDRTWSNPNLLTWHRQTWLIDHGAALYFHHSWPSRAPDPQRFVRQPFMADEHVLRAIATDLAGAHAALAPRITTDLVADVLDLVPDEWLETTDHLPDARSVRAAYADHLLARVETPQVWLPGGAR
- a CDS encoding DUF3037 domain-containing protein; this translates as MTYDYQYVTIRLVPRIEREEFINVGVVLYSQEAEFLHGAFHLDEARAAALAPELDLESVHAALEAVCGVAAGEHSPATPRLDKLGPRFGWLSAPRSTIIQPGPVHGGTTEDPAATLQHLVRILVA
- a CDS encoding YbaK/EbsC family protein is translated as MDVRKASFMQMERAVTETAMEFGGITPVGLPADWPVLVDSRVVEAARVVIGSGIRGSKLRLPGASVARLPGVRVVKGLAR